A part of Pieris napi chromosome 9, ilPieNapi1.2, whole genome shotgun sequence genomic DNA contains:
- the LOC125052455 gene encoding pancreatic lipase-related protein 2-like, with the protein MSIRREKMFLISAILVFVWLYGSCEDNGPGYGDEWLYYFDENDTRFIMNFSLIPQTTGGMRFGDAYFNLYTRNNNETAERLIIEKNNNRSIITSNFFDKTKDVKVLTHGWLSSDEVNWLQEMKFTFLKEYDLNVITVNWGELAKNKFYPWAALSTRYVGKRVAKLLNVITESYEIGYESVHLIGHSLGAQVMGYAGMFSNGSIPRITGLDPARPLFELPKMPNDYALDKSDASFVDIIHTAAGTYGYRGNYGHADFYPNRGTQIQPGCEKETACSHGRACVYFGESIIYTPNTGFLSYPCDNWDDFQIDKCKDNAVSMGLPASSTARGKYYLNTSNHSKYANV; encoded by the exons ATGTCTATACGACgtgaaaaaatgtttcttattAGTGCAATATTGGTTTTTG TATGGCTCTACGGCAGTTGTGAAGATAACGGTCCTGGATATGGTGACGAATGGTTGTACTACTTTGATGAAAACGATACTAGATTCATAATGAACTTTTCTCTGATTCCTCAAACTACTGGAGGCATGCGATTTGGTGACGCCTACTTTAATCTATACACAAG aaaTAATAACGAAACAGCAGAAAGGCTTATTATTgagaagaataataatagatcGATTATAACTAGTAATTTCTTTGATAAAACTAAAGATGTTAAAGTTTTAACACACGGATGGCTTTCATCCGACGAAGTTAATTGGTTGCAAGAAATGAAGTTTACATTCCTTAAAGAATATGATTTGAATGTTATTACCGTTAACTGGGGTGAACTGGCGAAAAATAAGTTCTATCCATGGGCAGCTTTAAGCACTCGATACGTTGGTAAACGGGTTgccaaattattaaatgttataacGGAATCTTACGAAATCGGTTACGAAAGTGTTCATTTAATTGGACACAGTCTAGGTGCACAGGTTATGGGTTACGCTGGAATGTTTTCAAATGGTTCAATTCCACGGATTACAG GCTTAGATCCTGCACGACCTCTGTTTGAACTACCCAAAATGCCTAACGATTATGCGCTAGACAAAAGTGACGCATCCTTTGTTGATATTATACATACGGCGGCAGGTACCTATGGGTACAGAGGAAATTATGGGCATGCCGACTTTTACCCCAATAGAGGAACTCAAATACAGCCAGGATGTGAAAAAG AAACGGCTTGCAGTCACGGAAGAGCATGCGTTTATTTCGGAGAATCCATTATATACACACCGAATACAGGCTTTTTATCCTACCCATGTGATAATTGGGACGACTTTCAAATCGACAAATGCAAGGACAATGCAGTTAGCATGGGTTTGCCTGCATCAAGTACTGCTAGAGGCAAATACTACTTGAATACAAGCAACCATTCAAAATATGctaatgtttaa